In one Pseudomonas sp. MM211 genomic region, the following are encoded:
- a CDS encoding FecR domain-containing protein: protein MNSEISDDTRRVARSAARWLALIESGEAGEQDHAALQRWRDHSATHEHAWKRVQALRSRFDGLPPELAMASLNRPDQSRRRLLKGMLGLAAVAPAAWLVTRELPIDAWRADISTGTGERRSLTLADGSVLDLNTASAVNLDAGQRQLTLVRGEIALRVAGPSPFIIDTEQGRATLSAGEICVRQQGDVCEFSVFSGTAQLRPTGYDTLALQPGQRVRLREGRMESTQAFDTGVPGWRDGVLMANDQPLGDFLRELDRYRPGILRWSPELESLRVTGSFRLADTDQILDLLAASLPLEVRARTRYWVTLVPRERAA, encoded by the coding sequence TTGAACAGCGAGATCAGTGACGATACCCGCCGTGTCGCACGTTCCGCAGCTCGCTGGCTGGCGCTGATCGAGTCCGGCGAGGCTGGTGAGCAGGATCACGCCGCGCTGCAGCGCTGGCGCGATCACAGTGCTACCCACGAGCATGCCTGGAAACGGGTTCAGGCACTGCGCTCGCGTTTCGACGGGCTGCCTCCCGAACTGGCCATGGCTAGCCTGAATCGCCCCGATCAGAGTCGTCGGCGCCTGCTCAAGGGTATGCTCGGGCTTGCAGCAGTGGCGCCAGCAGCCTGGCTGGTCACCCGCGAGTTGCCGATCGATGCCTGGCGGGCGGATATCTCCACCGGCACGGGCGAGCGTCGCAGCCTTACCTTGGCCGATGGCAGCGTGCTGGATCTGAATACAGCCTCGGCGGTGAACCTCGACGCCGGCCAGCGCCAGCTAACCCTGGTGCGCGGCGAAATTGCCTTGCGGGTTGCCGGCCCATCTCCCTTCATCATCGACACCGAACAGGGCAGGGCGACGCTCAGTGCAGGCGAGATCTGTGTGCGTCAGCAGGGCGATGTTTGCGAATTCTCGGTATTCAGCGGTACTGCGCAGCTACGGCCAACGGGCTACGACACGCTCGCCCTGCAGCCTGGCCAGCGCGTGCGCCTGCGGGAAGGGCGCATGGAGTCCACTCAGGCTTTCGATACCGGAGTGCCAGGCTGGCGTGACGGTGTGCTGATGGCCAACGACCAGCCCCTCGGCGATTTCCTGCGTGAGCTGGATCGCTACCGGCCCGGCATTCTGCGCTGGTCGCCGGAGCTCGAATCACTGCGCGTCACCGGCAGCTTCCGCCTCGCCGACACCGACCAGATCCTCGACCTCCTGGCCGCCAGCCTGCCCCTCGAAGTCCGCGCCCGCACCCGCTACTGGGTCACCCTGGTACCTCGTGAGCGAGCGGCCTGA
- a CDS encoding sigma-70 family RNA polymerase sigma factor — MSGSAVSSEQAFHDLYRDHRSWLEQWLSRRMGNGWDAADLSQDAFIRVLGGSQIIAELQEPRAYLKTIGKRLLINLHKRRSLEQAYLDALLQLPEACAPSPEQRWLLLETLQALDELLDGLPPVVRRAFLLSQLEGLGYREIAERLDVSERSIKRYMAQAYEHCLLVELC; from the coding sequence ATGTCCGGTTCGGCTGTATCCAGTGAACAGGCTTTTCACGATCTCTACCGTGACCATCGCAGTTGGTTGGAGCAGTGGCTGAGCCGCCGCATGGGCAACGGCTGGGATGCGGCTGACCTCAGCCAGGATGCTTTTATCCGCGTGCTAGGCGGCTCCCAGATTATCGCCGAGCTGCAAGAGCCACGTGCGTACCTGAAAACCATTGGCAAACGCCTGCTGATCAACCTGCACAAGCGGCGCAGTCTGGAACAGGCTTATCTCGATGCATTGCTGCAACTGCCCGAGGCCTGTGCACCCTCGCCAGAACAGCGCTGGCTGCTGCTGGAAACCCTGCAGGCCCTCGACGAATTGCTCGATGGCTTACCGCCGGTCGTGCGCCGCGCCTTTCTGCTTAGCCAGCTCGAAGGGCTGGGCTACCGGGAAATCGCCGAACGCCTGGATGTTTCCGAGCGCAGCATCAAACGCTACATGGCTCAAGCCTACGAACACTGCCTGCTGGTCGAGCTGTGTTGA
- a CDS encoding polyprenyl synthetase family protein, giving the protein MTAYATATIDSGFTEHLLQLRGAIEGRLDELLPAVSNERDLVAAAVRDGALAPGKRMRPLLLLLAANGLGANQRQALDLACAIEMVHAASLILDDMPCMDDAQIRRGRPTVHLAFGEDIAILAAVALLARAFGVVASIEGLKPLVRTQLVEIVANTVGSQGLVQGQLQDLRDGKNARSEEEIAETNKLKTGVLFSAIMDMAYLISDAPKPVRSVLQRFAVELGHAVQLYDDLQDANPNNAKDQGKDDGKSTLLALHGEERVRERLDGHLARAQICLDEAYRGDVYIGRFLGMLFA; this is encoded by the coding sequence ATGACAGCCTATGCGACTGCAACGATAGACAGCGGATTCACCGAGCACCTGCTGCAACTGCGCGGTGCCATCGAGGGGCGGCTGGATGAACTGCTGCCCGCCGTCAGCAATGAACGAGATCTGGTAGCCGCTGCCGTTCGTGACGGTGCGCTGGCCCCTGGCAAACGCATGCGGCCACTGCTGTTGCTGCTTGCCGCCAATGGCCTGGGCGCCAATCAGCGTCAGGCACTGGATCTGGCCTGCGCCATCGAGATGGTGCACGCCGCCTCGCTGATTCTCGATGACATGCCGTGCATGGATGACGCCCAGATCCGTCGCGGGCGGCCCACCGTGCATCTGGCGTTCGGCGAAGACATCGCCATTCTCGCCGCCGTCGCCTTGCTGGCGCGAGCCTTTGGCGTGGTCGCCAGCATCGAGGGGCTGAAGCCGCTGGTGCGCACTCAACTGGTGGAAATCGTCGCCAACACGGTCGGTTCACAGGGGTTGGTGCAGGGGCAGCTGCAGGATCTGCGCGATGGCAAGAATGCCCGCTCCGAAGAAGAGATCGCCGAAACCAACAAGCTCAAGACCGGGGTGCTGTTCAGCGCGATCATGGACATGGCCTACCTGATCAGCGACGCACCCAAACCGGTGCGCAGCGTACTGCAACGCTTCGCTGTCGAACTCGGCCATGCGGTGCAGCTCTACGATGACCTGCAAGACGCCAACCCCAACAACGCCAAGGATCAGGGCAAGGACGACGGTAAGTCGACCCTGCTGGCACTGCATGGAGAGGAGAGGGTGCGCGAACGCCTCGATGGTCACCTGGCACGCGCGCAGATTTGCCTGGACGAGGCTTATCGGGGGGACGTGTATATAGGCCGCTTCCTCGGCATGCTCTTCGCGTGA
- the fni gene encoding type 2 isopentenyl-diphosphate Delta-isomerase, giving the protein MNNNDLSRRKDDHLDIVLDRHKAATRVSPGWSNVQFEHCALPELDHGQIDLRSSLLGIALQAPLLISSMTGGANRSEAINRHLAEAAQELGIAMGVGSQRVSLQTGNDQGLTRELRRYAPGIPLLSNIGAAQLLEPQGLDLARRAVDTLEANGLIIHLNPLQEAVQPEGDRNWRGVLTAIARVVASLPVPVIVKEVGAGLSVSVARSLVEAGVQVIDVAGAGGTSWAAVEGERAANPADRAVAMAFAGWGIPTATAVQSIRDALPDVTLIASGGVQDGVDAAKAIRLGADIVGQAAGVLPGATLSTEAVIEHFQIVIRQLRTACFCTSSANLAALRNARLLPTSSLRTTQA; this is encoded by the coding sequence ATGAATAATAACGACCTGAGTCGGCGTAAGGATGACCATCTGGATATCGTTCTGGATCGACACAAGGCGGCCACGCGTGTCAGCCCAGGCTGGTCGAACGTGCAGTTCGAACATTGTGCCTTGCCTGAGCTCGATCATGGGCAGATCGACCTGCGCAGCTCGCTGCTCGGCATCGCCCTGCAGGCACCGCTGCTAATCAGCTCCATGACTGGCGGTGCCAACCGCTCCGAAGCCATCAACCGCCACCTCGCCGAAGCCGCCCAGGAGCTGGGCATTGCCATGGGCGTCGGCTCCCAGCGTGTCAGCCTGCAAACCGGCAACGACCAGGGCCTTACCCGTGAACTGCGCCGCTACGCGCCAGGTATCCCGCTGCTATCCAATATCGGTGCGGCGCAGTTGCTGGAGCCGCAAGGCCTCGATCTGGCGCGCCGCGCGGTCGATACGCTGGAAGCCAATGGCCTGATCATTCACCTCAACCCGCTGCAGGAGGCCGTACAGCCTGAAGGCGACCGCAACTGGCGTGGAGTGCTGACGGCGATCGCCCGCGTAGTGGCAAGCCTGCCCGTACCGGTGATCGTCAAGGAAGTCGGCGCCGGTTTGTCGGTATCGGTGGCACGCTCATTGGTCGAGGCCGGTGTGCAGGTCATTGATGTGGCGGGTGCTGGCGGCACCAGTTGGGCGGCCGTGGAAGGTGAACGCGCGGCGAACCCGGCGGATCGCGCCGTGGCCATGGCCTTCGCCGGCTGGGGGATTCCCACCGCGACAGCCGTGCAGTCGATACGCGATGCGTTGCCGGACGTGACGCTGATCGCCTCCGGTGGTGTGCAAGATGGCGTGGATGCTGCCAAGGCCATTCGTCTCGGTGCCGATATCGTCGGCCAGGCCGCTGGCGTGCTACCAGGGGCAACGTTATCGACTGAAGCGGTGATCGAACATTTTCAGATCGTTATTCGCCAACTGCGCACGGCGTGCTTCTGCACGAGCTCTGCCAACCTGGCCGCGCTGCGCAATGCCCGACTGCTCCCGACCAGCTCACTACGAACGACTCAAGCATGA
- a CDS encoding glycosyltransferase yields MTHFAVIAPPYYSHFQALQALAVELLDRGHRVTFFHQSDAAHWLSDPRVGFRSVGASSHPPGSLEHTLRQAARPDTPWGLRRIIKQMAGTTAMLCNELPGAFADNGIEALLCDQMEPAGGLVGESLRLPFISVACALPVNREPGLPLPVMPFAYASDERSQHMYRGSSQVYDWLMKPLGKVINDAALRLGIAPRTALHECLSPLAQISQTLPGFDFPRSQLPAHFHAVGPLRSPTTAHPGEWPIDTQRPFFFASLGTLQGDRLGLFERIARACRSLNGQLLIAHCGKLNTAQEQRLIELGATWVTDFAPQQWALEQADAVITHGGLNTVMDAIAARTPMLVMPIAFDQPGVASRVAYRGIGVQLSRRASASRIATALRTLRAEPLPGFEALSQELQQAGGVPKAADIVEAAVLHHVSVGAER; encoded by the coding sequence ATGACCCACTTTGCCGTCATCGCCCCGCCCTATTACAGCCATTTTCAGGCGTTGCAAGCCTTGGCAGTCGAGTTACTAGATCGCGGCCACCGGGTGACCTTCTTTCATCAGTCGGACGCCGCCCATTGGCTCAGCGACCCGCGCGTTGGATTTCGCTCCGTGGGAGCCAGCAGCCACCCACCCGGCAGTCTGGAGCACACCCTGCGCCAGGCGGCGCGACCAGACACGCCGTGGGGATTGCGCAGAATCATCAAACAGATGGCGGGCACCACGGCCATGCTCTGCAACGAGCTGCCTGGGGCCTTCGCCGACAACGGAATCGAGGCGCTACTCTGCGACCAGATGGAACCGGCTGGCGGATTGGTCGGCGAAAGCCTGAGACTGCCATTCATTTCCGTCGCCTGTGCGCTGCCGGTCAATCGCGAGCCGGGGCTGCCACTGCCGGTGATGCCCTTCGCCTACGCCAGCGATGAGCGCAGCCAGCACATGTACCGTGGCAGCAGCCAGGTTTACGACTGGCTGATGAAGCCGCTGGGCAAGGTGATCAACGATGCCGCCCTGCGCCTGGGCATCGCGCCGCGCACCGCACTGCACGAATGCCTGTCGCCGCTGGCGCAGATCAGCCAGACCCTGCCCGGTTTCGATTTTCCGCGCAGCCAGTTGCCGGCGCACTTCCACGCGGTCGGCCCTTTGCGCAGCCCAACGACAGCGCATCCGGGTGAGTGGCCTATCGACACACAACGGCCTTTTTTCTTCGCCAGCCTCGGCACGCTGCAAGGTGACCGACTCGGCCTGTTCGAACGGATCGCCAGGGCTTGCCGCAGTCTCAACGGCCAATTGTTGATCGCCCATTGCGGCAAGCTCAATACGGCTCAGGAACAGCGCCTTATCGAGCTTGGCGCCACTTGGGTCACCGATTTCGCACCGCAACAATGGGCGCTGGAACAGGCCGATGCCGTGATTACCCATGGCGGCCTGAATACGGTGATGGATGCGATTGCCGCACGTACACCGATGCTGGTGATGCCGATAGCCTTCGACCAGCCGGGCGTCGCCTCGCGGGTGGCGTACCGAGGCATCGGGGTGCAGTTGAGTCGGCGGGCCAGCGCCTCACGTATCGCAACGGCGCTGCGCACGTTGCGGGCAGAACCGTTGCCTGGCTTCGAGGCGCTGAGCCAAGAGCTGCAGCAGGCCGGCGGTGTGCCAAAGGCTGCCGATATCGTTGAGGCGGCGGTGCTACACCACGTCTCAGTGGGAGCCGAGCGCTGA
- the crtY gene encoding lycopene beta-cyclase CrtY — protein MAYDLILAGGGLANGLIAWRLRQQRPDLQVLCIEEQPSLGGNHTWSFHDGDLSEAQHRWLEPLVVKRWPSYQVHFPYLSRAMNSGYASITGERFAEVITPALGSSLRLGCTINEISPTHVTLESGERLDARAVIDGRGARPSNNLVLGQQAFVGQLLRLERPHGLTAPIIMDARVPQGDGYRFVYVLPFSADTLLIEDTHYVDNHRASTEQLREHIAAYASQHGWQVAECLREEQGILPITLAGDFDAFWDEAAGQPLSGLRAGLFHCTTGYSLPHAVRLAEWLSNYQLRDAAALARDLRAHARSEWRNQNFYRLLNRMLFLAGRPQDRWQVMQRFYGLSSGLIERFYAGSNPWYDRARILIGKPPVPVDQAMRAAVRHSPRHFETRS, from the coding sequence ATGGCCTACGACCTGATTCTCGCTGGCGGCGGCCTCGCCAATGGTCTGATCGCCTGGCGCCTGCGCCAGCAGCGGCCCGACCTGCAAGTGCTGTGCATCGAAGAACAACCCAGTCTGGGCGGCAACCACACCTGGTCGTTCCACGATGGCGACCTGAGTGAAGCTCAGCACCGCTGGCTGGAGCCTCTGGTGGTGAAACGCTGGCCAAGCTACCAGGTGCACTTCCCCTACCTGTCGCGGGCCATGAACAGTGGCTATGCGAGCATCACGGGTGAGCGTTTCGCCGAGGTCATCACCCCGGCGCTGGGTTCGTCCCTGCGCCTGGGCTGCACCATCAACGAGATCAGCCCCACCCACGTGACGCTGGAAAGTGGCGAGCGGCTCGATGCCCGGGCAGTGATCGATGGCCGCGGCGCCAGGCCGAGCAATAATCTGGTACTCGGCCAGCAGGCGTTCGTCGGCCAATTGCTACGCCTCGAGCGGCCCCATGGGCTGACTGCGCCGATCATCATGGATGCGCGGGTGCCACAGGGCGACGGCTATCGTTTCGTCTACGTACTGCCCTTCTCAGCGGACACACTGCTGATCGAAGACACCCATTACGTCGACAATCACCGTGCCTCCACCGAGCAGTTGCGCGAACACATCGCGGCCTATGCCAGTCAGCATGGCTGGCAAGTGGCCGAGTGTCTGCGCGAGGAACAGGGTATTTTGCCAATCACCCTGGCTGGCGACTTCGACGCTTTCTGGGACGAAGCCGCCGGCCAGCCGCTGTCCGGTCTGCGCGCCGGGCTGTTCCACTGCACCACTGGCTATTCCCTGCCCCACGCCGTACGCCTGGCCGAGTGGTTGAGCAATTATCAGCTGCGTGACGCCGCCGCCCTGGCACGCGACCTGCGCGCGCATGCCCGAAGCGAATGGCGCAACCAAAACTTCTACCGCCTGCTCAACCGCATGCTGTTCCTGGCCGGGCGACCACAGGATCGCTGGCAGGTGATGCAGCGTTTCTACGGATTGTCCTCAGGGCTGATCGAACGTTTCTACGCCGGTAGCAACCCCTGGTACGACCGTGCCCGAATTCTTATCGGCAAGCCGCCGGTGCCCGTTGACCAAGCCATGCGAGCGGCCGTGCGCCATTCCCCGCGGCATTTCGAGACTCGTTCATGA
- a CDS encoding phytoene desaturase, which yields MNQAKTAIVIGAGFGGLALAIRLQSAGIRTTLLEKRDQPGGRAYVYRDQGFTFDAGPTVITDPSAIEELFALSGRKVADYVELLPVKPFYRLCWEDGTQFDYANDQAELDRQIQALNPGDVEGYQRFLAYSRAVFKEGYLKLGAVPFLSFRDMLQVGPQLARLQAWRSVYSMVSNFVEHDKLRQAFSFHSLLVGGNPFATSSIYTLIHALEREWGVWFPKGGTGALVEGMVKLFEDLGGTLELNADVAAIDTEGNRATAVRLQDGRQFAADSVASNADVVHTYANLLAKHPRGRQEGRRLKGKRFSNSLFVIHFGLKRPQPQLQHHTVCFGPRYRELIEEIFSGQTLAEDFSLYLHAPCVTDPSLAPPGCSSHYVLSPVPHLGNAPIDWEVEGPRYRDRILAYLEEHYIPGLREDLVTCRIFTPNDFRDELYAYQGSAFSLEPVLQQSAWFRPHNRDAQLSNVYLVGAGTHPGAGVPGVIGSAKATAGLMIEDLQP from the coding sequence ATGAACCAAGCGAAAACAGCCATCGTCATTGGTGCAGGTTTCGGTGGACTGGCCTTGGCCATTCGTCTGCAGAGTGCCGGCATCCGCACTACCTTGCTGGAAAAACGTGACCAGCCAGGCGGCCGCGCCTACGTCTACCGCGACCAGGGTTTTACCTTCGATGCCGGCCCGACGGTAATTACCGACCCCAGCGCCATCGAAGAACTGTTCGCCCTCAGCGGCAGGAAGGTTGCCGACTACGTCGAGCTGCTTCCAGTCAAACCCTTCTACCGCCTGTGCTGGGAAGACGGCACGCAGTTCGACTATGCCAACGACCAGGCCGAGCTGGACCGCCAGATCCAGGCCCTCAACCCTGGCGACGTGGAGGGTTATCAGCGTTTCCTGGCTTACTCCCGTGCGGTATTCAAGGAGGGTTACCTGAAGCTCGGCGCGGTGCCCTTCCTGTCGTTTCGCGACATGCTCCAAGTCGGCCCGCAACTCGCCCGCTTACAAGCGTGGCGTAGCGTCTACTCGATGGTCTCGAACTTCGTCGAGCACGATAAATTACGCCAGGCCTTCTCGTTTCACTCCTTGCTGGTTGGCGGTAACCCTTTTGCCACGTCCTCGATCTACACCCTGATCCATGCCCTGGAGCGTGAGTGGGGCGTGTGGTTTCCCAAAGGTGGCACCGGCGCGCTGGTAGAGGGCATGGTCAAGTTGTTCGAGGATCTCGGTGGCACCCTGGAGCTCAATGCTGACGTGGCCGCCATCGACACCGAAGGCAACCGCGCCACCGCCGTGCGGCTGCAAGACGGTCGTCAGTTCGCGGCCGACAGCGTGGCCTCCAACGCCGACGTGGTACACACCTATGCCAACCTGCTCGCCAAGCACCCGCGCGGGCGTCAGGAAGGCCGACGCCTGAAAGGCAAACGCTTCAGCAACTCGCTGTTCGTGATCCACTTCGGTCTCAAGCGCCCCCAGCCGCAGTTGCAACACCACACGGTGTGTTTCGGGCCACGTTATCGCGAGCTGATCGAGGAAATATTCAGCGGTCAAACCCTGGCCGAGGATTTCTCCCTTTACCTGCACGCGCCCTGCGTCACCGACCCCAGCCTGGCACCGCCCGGCTGCTCGAGCCACTACGTGCTGTCGCCGGTACCGCACTTAGGCAACGCGCCAATTGACTGGGAGGTCGAGGGCCCGCGCTACCGTGATCGCATCCTCGCCTACCTCGAAGAGCACTACATTCCAGGGCTGCGCGAAGACCTGGTGACCTGCCGGATCTTCACCCCCAATGATTTCCGCGATGAACTCTATGCCTATCAGGGCTCGGCGTTCTCCCTGGAGCCGGTGCTGCAGCAGAGCGCCTGGTTCCGCCCGCATAACCGTGATGCGCAGCTGAGCAACGTCTATCTGGTTGGCGCTGGCACCCACCCTGGCGCCGGCGTTCCGGGCGTGATCGGCTCGGCCAAGGCCACTGCGGGCCTGATGATCGAAGACTTACAGCCATGA
- the crtB gene encoding 15-cis-phytoene synthase CrtB yields the protein MSAATPDDQALIEHANQSIAVGSKSFAAASKLFDEPTRRSAVMLYAWCRHCDDVIDGQEAGHDAVPISRQEAEQRLAHLKAQTHAVYTGGELDDPAFAAFRQVVLAHDIPEQHALEHLAGFEMDVLERRYRSIDDTLQYCYHVAGVVGLMMARVMGTRDEPTLDRACDLGLAFQLTNIARDIVDDAAVGRCYLPEQWLEELGVPRDQVADIHHRPAVAVLGQRLVELAEPYYASAQAGLSALPWRSAWAVATAAAVYRQIGMKVLDAGDHAWDERLSTSKAEKIGAVLIGLWRALTSRFARWPARSGSLWQRPHPSCATVRHASPATEPSDAP from the coding sequence ATGAGCGCCGCCACGCCGGACGATCAGGCACTGATCGAGCACGCCAACCAGAGCATCGCCGTAGGCTCGAAGAGCTTCGCGGCGGCCTCGAAACTGTTCGACGAGCCGACCCGACGCAGCGCCGTGATGCTCTACGCCTGGTGCCGCCACTGCGACGATGTGATCGACGGCCAGGAGGCCGGCCACGACGCGGTGCCCATCAGCCGCCAGGAGGCCGAGCAGCGTCTGGCACACCTCAAGGCCCAGACCCACGCGGTGTATACCGGTGGCGAACTGGACGACCCTGCATTCGCGGCCTTTCGCCAGGTGGTGCTCGCTCACGACATTCCCGAGCAGCATGCCCTGGAGCACCTGGCAGGTTTCGAAATGGATGTGCTGGAGCGCCGCTATCGGAGCATCGACGACACCCTGCAGTACTGCTACCACGTGGCCGGCGTTGTGGGCTTGATGATGGCGCGGGTGATGGGTACTCGAGATGAACCGACCCTGGATCGCGCCTGCGACCTCGGCCTGGCATTTCAACTGACCAACATCGCTCGGGATATCGTCGATGATGCCGCCGTGGGTCGTTGCTATCTACCCGAACAATGGCTGGAAGAACTGGGGGTGCCGCGCGATCAGGTCGCCGACATTCACCACCGGCCCGCCGTTGCGGTGCTCGGCCAGCGTCTGGTGGAACTGGCGGAGCCCTATTACGCCAGCGCCCAGGCAGGCCTAAGCGCCCTGCCCTGGCGTTCGGCCTGGGCGGTGGCGACAGCGGCGGCGGTCTATCGGCAGATCGGCATGAAGGTGCTGGACGCTGGCGATCACGCCTGGGACGAACGCCTCTCCACCTCCAAGGCGGAGAAGATCGGTGCAGTACTGATCGGTTTGTGGCGGGCGCTTACGAGTCGCTTCGCGCGCTGGCCGGCTCGCTCCGGGAGCCTGTGGCAACGTCCGCATCCGTCTTGCGCAACGGTCCGTCATGCATCGCCCGCAACTGAGCCTTCAGACGCGCCGTAG
- a CDS encoding sterol desaturase family protein: MIINALVFFVTLTAMEGVAYFAHKYVMHGWGWGWHRSHHEPREGWFEKNDLYAAVFAGLAIVLIALGTQGMHPLEWIGAGMTAYGLLYFVVHDGLVHHRWPFRFVPRSGYLKRLYQAHLMHHAVEGKERCVSFGFLYAPSTARLKAQLRAMHDGPLRKTDADVATGSRSEPASARSDS, from the coding sequence ATGATCATCAATGCCCTGGTTTTTTTCGTCACACTGACCGCGATGGAAGGTGTCGCCTATTTCGCCCACAAGTACGTGATGCACGGCTGGGGGTGGGGCTGGCATCGCTCGCATCACGAGCCGCGCGAAGGCTGGTTCGAGAAGAATGACCTGTACGCGGCGGTATTCGCCGGGCTGGCCATCGTGCTGATCGCCCTGGGAACCCAGGGCATGCACCCGCTGGAGTGGATCGGCGCAGGCATGACTGCCTACGGCCTGCTGTACTTCGTCGTTCATGACGGCCTGGTGCACCACCGCTGGCCATTTCGCTTCGTGCCGCGCAGCGGCTACCTCAAGCGCCTGTACCAGGCGCACCTGATGCACCATGCCGTGGAGGGCAAGGAGCGCTGCGTGTCCTTCGGCTTTCTTTATGCGCCCTCTACGGCGCGTCTGAAGGCTCAGTTGCGGGCGATGCATGACGGACCGTTGCGCAAGACGGATGCGGACGTTGCCACAGGCTCCCGGAGCGAGCCGGCCAGCGCGCGAAGCGACTCGTAA
- the galE gene encoding UDP-glucose 4-epimerase GalE — protein sequence MILVTGGAGYIGSHAVLTLLQAGHEVVVLDNLCNSSRTSLQRVALIAGCQPRFIKGDIRNRGLLDDLFRRWPITAVMHFAGLKAVGESVRDPLRYYETNVAGSITLCQSMADAGIFRLVFSSSATVYGESVSMPIQEDSPTGIPTNPYGQSKLMAENVLKALAQSDPRWSIALLRYFNPIGAHESGLIGEDPNGIPNNLLPYMLQVAVRRQPQLSIYGGDYATSDGTGVRDYIHVMDLVDGHLRALDRLGHIRGSMVWNLGTGQGYSVLQMVRAFEKVIGRALPFRIVARRPGDIAQCWADPSKAKNELQWSAERGLQTMLTDSWRWQKGNPQGYQADRVKVPVTELAS from the coding sequence ATGATATTGGTCACCGGAGGTGCCGGTTACATAGGCTCTCATGCAGTGCTGACGCTGCTGCAGGCCGGGCATGAGGTCGTGGTACTCGATAATCTGTGCAACAGCTCGCGAACGTCGCTGCAGCGCGTGGCCCTCATCGCCGGATGTCAGCCTCGCTTCATCAAGGGTGATATCCGCAACCGCGGTTTGCTGGACGATCTGTTCCGGCGCTGGCCGATCACCGCGGTGATGCATTTCGCTGGCTTGAAGGCCGTTGGCGAAAGCGTTCGCGACCCGCTGCGCTATTACGAGACCAATGTGGCAGGCAGCATCACCCTGTGTCAGTCGATGGCCGATGCGGGCATCTTCAGGCTGGTATTCAGCTCCTCGGCCACCGTGTATGGCGAGTCGGTCAGCATGCCGATACAGGAGGACAGTCCCACCGGCATTCCGACCAACCCCTACGGGCAGTCGAAGTTGATGGCGGAAAACGTCCTCAAGGCGCTGGCCCAATCCGATCCGCGCTGGTCGATTGCGCTGCTGCGCTATTTCAATCCCATCGGTGCCCACGAGTCGGGGCTGATCGGCGAGGATCCCAATGGCATTCCCAACAATCTGCTGCCCTACATGCTGCAGGTGGCAGTCAGAAGGCAGCCGCAACTGAGCATCTACGGCGGTGATTACGCCACCAGTGATGGTACTGGGGTGCGTGACTACATCCACGTGATGGATCTGGTCGATGGCCATCTGCGTGCCCTCGACCGGCTCGGCCATATTCGCGGTTCGATGGTATGGAACCTGGGCACCGGGCAGGGTTATTCGGTGCTGCAGATGGTGCGGGCCTTCGAAAAAGTCATCGGTCGCGCGCTGCCATTTCGCATCGTGGCCCGTCGCCCAGGCGACATCGCCCAGTGCTGGGCGGATCCGAGCAAGGCGAAAAACGAGCTGCAATGGAGCGCCGAGCGCGGGCTGCAGACCATGCTCACCGATTCCTGGCGCTGGCAGAAGGGTAATCCCCAAGGCTATCAGGCTGACAGGGTCAAGGTGCCGGTGACGGAACTGGCCAGCTAG